DNA sequence from the Polyangiaceae bacterium genome:
ATCACGCCAGTCGACGATGCGCACACCGCTCTTGGTGTCGAGGTACGTCGAGCGCCCAATCAACACCTCCCGGGTGCGCTCCCCCTCGTTGAGCACCATGCGGCCGAAGTACGGCGACGTCGGGTCCACCCAGCCTTCGGTGCTGACGCGGTGACGCGAGGCGAGGGTGGCGATGCGCTCCATCTGCTCGACCAACGGAGGCACGTCCTCGAGCCGGGCGTTGGCGATTTGGTCGCGCAAGCTGATCAGCTGAGAGTCGTAGTCGATCTCCTGGGCCACCGGCTTGGCTTGGGTCTTCTGCCGGAGGTGGTCGACTACGCGCTCCAAGCAATCGCGTTCCTCCGCGACGATGGTGTGTAGTTCTTGGTCCTCGGTGGGCATTCTTTTCGCGGAGTCGCTAGTCATCTGGGGCATTGGCTCGCTGGCTCTTGGGGGGCGACTTGGGGTCGCGGGTACCAAAATCAAGCAATCGCCCCACCTAGCATCTTTTGCTGGGCGTCGCACCGTGCGGGGGGGGCTTTTTTCGACCCGCCAACTCCGTGAAAAGTCAGCGGATTTCGCGCACTCGCCAGCGCTGGATCGGGAACTAGCCAGTGGGCGGTTTCTCGGGCTCAGTCCTCGTCGGAGCGCTCGGCGCGGAGGACTTCGACGTCCAGGTCTAGCGCTTTGCCGAGGGGCTCGCTGCGGCGTTGCCCGCCCCAGATCGCGAGCTCGAGGTCGTCCTCACCGCTCACCCGCAGTCGCAGCACGCCATCGTGGGCCTCACAGCGGACGTTGTTGACGGACTGGCTGTTCGAGCGATCGAGACCGACGCTGATGCGCAAGATCGCGCTCAGCACCTTCAACGCGCGCCTGGTTGGCTTGTCCAGGGCTTTGACTCGGGGATGCTTCTTGGATGGCTCGCTCTTGCGATGAAAGAGCACCACCAGGCTGATCAGCTCGACCTCTTCGTCGTTGAACCCGCGGATCCCCGAGTTCGAGATGATGTAGTCTGAGTGGGCTTGGTAGTTCCGAAAGCCGATATATTGCCCTACGGAAAAGAGGAAGGCAGAGTACTCCAAGATCTCCCGCTCACGGGAGCCCAGCTCGTGAAAGAGTACCGTCTGATCGAAGATCTGCAGCGCGAGCTTCGATACGTGGCGCTCCCGGGGCCCACCCATGCCGTACTTGCGGGCGAGCTGTAGAGTCGCTCGAGGCCGCACGTCAGGGATCGAGAGCAGTGCGCTACCATCCGTCTTGCGCCCTAAAAACTCCAGGATCACGCCCTCGCGCAGGGAGGCCTCGCAGAGAGTGATGCTGTCGGCGTTGGCCAGCTCGAGTAGCTCGCACAGCAGAACCGAGCCTAGATGGATGGTATCGCTGCGCTCCCGATCGACGCCCTTCAGGTCGCTGCGCTCGGCTTGGGGAGCGGCGACCAGGCGTTCCGAGAGGCGACGCAGGTCCTTCAGGTCGGCGACCTCCGCGTTCACGGAGCGCCAGGCCTGCTTGCCTGCCAGGCGATGGGCGGCGTCGCCCAAGGCGCGAATCGTGCCCGACGTCCCCACCACGCGGCTGAACCCCAGCGCCTTGGCGTGTTTGATGGCTGGACCGGCGACGCGCTTCACGTGGTCTTCGAGCTGCTTGCGGCGTCCCTTGCCAAGGGGTTGTTCACCGAAGAGATCCCGAAGTCGCTGAACGCCGAGCTTCACGCTCTCGCTCAGGAGCAGGTGCCGCGTGTCGCCGACGATCAACTCGACGCTGCCACCACCGATGTCGATCTCGAGGATCTTGTCGTTGCCGAACTCCAGCGCATGGCGCACCGCCAGATAGATCAGCCGCGCCTCTTCGCGTCCGGAGATCACCCGGGGCTCGATGCCTGTCTCGACCCCAACGCGGGAGAGGAACTCGCCGCCATTTTCCGTATCGCGGATCGCCTCCGTTGCTACCGCGAGGATCTCGTCGGCGCCGAGGCGGTCCGCCAGCTTGCGGTAGCGGCCCAGCACCTCCAGACCGGCGTCGAATGCTCGAGGGGTGAGGCGATGGTCGCGAAAAGCGCCGGCCCCGAGCTTGACCATGTCCTTTTCGCGGTCGATCACCTCGAAGCTCTCGCGGCCGGTGGTCTCGGCCACCACCATGTGAATCGAGTTGGAACCGATGTCGATTGCCGCGAGTTTCATCCCTCACCCCCATCCGATCCGTCGCCCGAGAAGACTGCGTCCAGGAACTGGCCAGCGGCGCCGAGCAGCGACTGGGGTAGCTCGTGCTGGCCGTTGAATGGGAGCCACTCGAGGGGCAGTGACGCGGCCTCGAAGAGCGCCTTCAAACGCTCCGCGTGCTCAAAGGACAGCAGCGGGTCGTGGCGACCATGGCTCTGCAGGACGCGCATGGGCGGTCGCTCGCTACCTCGCTTGGCGAAGCCAGCTCGCCAACGGGGCTCCGCCAGCAAGGTTCCGCTCATCACCCACAGCCCGCGCAGCGCGATATTATTCCGTGCGGCAACATCGCACGCGAGCATCGACCCTTGGCTGAAGCCGCCCAGCACCAGGGGTAGCCCCTGCATCCCGAGCGCTTCTTGCATCTCGTTCAGGCAGCGCTCGAGCTGCGTGCTCACGGCGGCGAGCTCTGGGGGTTCTTCCTGGGTGCGGTCGCGATGCTCGCCGCGGGCCATCGCGCGTTCTAGAGCTACGACGTCGATCGGCCACCAGGCTCGCGCGTCGAATAGTGGATCGAGCACGAGTGGGGCTTCGGGGAACGCGTAGCGGACTCCTGGGGGCGTCGGGATCTGCCGCCCGAGAGGCACCAGATCGGACCCGCTCGCTCCGAAGCCATGCATCAACACCACGAGCCCGCGAGGAGTTTCCCCGGGGCGCAACGCGCTCAGTCGGACGCCAAGTCCACCGAAGCTAGTCAGCTCCATGGCTGCAAGGCATACCCGAAATCCGGGACGCGCGCTGAGGCAAGGCGGCGCCTCCGGGCAGTTCGCGACTTGGAATGTCGACAACTGCCCTCGAATGGCCCTATGACTAGAGGGAGATCGATCCGATGAGCAGCTCCCGCCGTGAGCCAGGGTGCAGCGTTCCGCAACGTAAAGGTTGCGGGCGATGACCGCGTGGCTGAAGGACCGCCACGGTGTCCGCATCCAGCTGTCCGCGGCTGGGGTGATGTTGGGGCGCGATTCGACCTGCAGCATCGTGCTGTCGTCTCCCTTCGCGAGTCGTCGCCACGCGCTGGTGACCCACGGAAAGCAGGGGACGCAGATCTTCTGCCTTGGGCGCCACGGAGTTCAGGTCAACGAGCGGCCGGTCCAGATCGAAGCCTGGCTCCAGGATGGCGACGTACTCGAGCTGCCTGGCGCGCGCTTCTCCGTCGAGATCGAGCCAGCGAGCAGCTCCCCGGGGCCCTGGTTGCTCGAGACCGATTCCCAGCGCTACCGGGTGCTGGGACCGATCTTCAGCATCGGTGGTGGCGCGAAGGATCAGCTCAACGTCTCCGGCTGGCCCCCTGGAGCCCTGGTGCTGACCACCGTCGATCGCGGCTTGGTGGGGCAAGCCACGGCGGCCATCGAGATCAACGGTCGCAGCGTCGTCGAAGATGAACTCATCTCGATGGATGACCGCGATGAGATTTCCTACGGCGGAACACGCTTGCGCTTGCTGAGGGACGGCAAGGGGATCGCCAGCACGTCGGGCGACGCGGATCACTTTCCAGTCAGCGTCGACCTCGAGTTTCTGCCGAACGGTGGGCTCCTGCGGATCTGCCTCGACGATGAGTACCGCGTGTTCCTCGCGGATAGGCGCTGTGACCTGATCGCGTCGCTGTTGCGGCCCCCAGCGCCAGCAAAGCCTGGCGATTGGGTCAGCGACGCCCAGCTGATCCCGATGATTTGGCACGGTGACGGCGCGACTCGGGTGCAGCTGAACACCTTGATCCACCGCACTCGCCAGACGCTGACTCAGGCTGGGGTCGATGGTTCACGCCTGGTTGAGCGGGCGCGCGGCGGGCGCGGAACGCGCTTCTTGATCGGGCCCGCGACGCTGGTGAGTGTGGTCTAGGCGTTGATCCCCGAGGCAGAGTCGGCTCGGTCAAATGACGGAGGCGCCGACCCATGTCGGCTGGCTGATATCGGGCTGATATCGGTGGGGGTGTGTTGCTGCCTTAGCCTCAGGTTCGGGCATTGGCCCCAGGGGCGCGAGCAAGCGCGCGCTCGAACGGACCGCCATGACGACACCGCCAAGTCAGCTGAAGCCAGGGACCGTATTTCAGAACCGCTACGAGGTCGTGCGTCTGATCGGCCGCGGCGGAATGGGTCACGTCTACGAAGCCAAGCAGCTTCGCACGGGGCAGCGACGCGCGCTGAAGGTGATGGCGGAGGCGATCGCCGAAGACGATGGTGCGCGCAGGCGCTTCGAGCGGGAAGCCCGCATCGTCGCCAAGATCAAGAGCGACCACATCGTCGAGATCATCGACGCTGGCGTTGAAGAAGCCACGAATTGCCCGTTCATCGTCATGGAGCTGCTCGAAGGCGAGGAGCTGGCGCAGGGCCTCAGTCGACATGGCGTCTTGCAGCCGGAGCTGGCGCTCACCTTGCTTGAACAAGCTGCGATGGCTCTCGACCGCGCGCACTCGGCCGAGGTGGTTCATCGCGATCTCAAACCGGAGAATCTGTTCGTCACGCGGCGCGATGACGGTAGCCCGCGGGTCAAGGTGCTCGACTTCGGCATCGCCAAGGTGCTCGACGAGAAGGCATCGGCCACCAACGTCACCAAGGGCATCATCGGTACTCCGCTCTACATCGCACCCGAGCAGGCGAGCGGCGACGACCCGATTTCGCCTCGCACAGACGTCTACGCGCTGGCGCACATCGCCTACACGGTGCTGGTCGGCGAAGCTTACTGGATCGAGGAGGAAAATACCGCGGAGAACGCGATGCAGCTCCTGTTCGCGATGCTACGTGGAAACCCAGAGCTGCCGACGGAGCGAGCCCTGCGGCGTCGCGAGGTGACGCTGCCGGCAGCCTTCGATCGTTGGTTCCACAAGGCAACGGCGCTGAACCCTGTGGAGCGCTTCGAGAGCGCCGGCCGCTGCATTGCAGCGCTAAAGGACGCCTTTGGGATGGCCACGGCAGATACGCTGCCTCCGCCGGATCCTGCGCTCACGGTGGTCGAGGCGTCACCCCAGCGCGAAAAGAAGCACGCCGACGGCGGGAACTACAAAGGGTCGCTCTCGCCCGCGCGGGGCAGCGGGTCGTTCATCAGCGCCGACGCGTCGCCGGGTAGTCCCACGCCAACCAGTCAGGTGACGCAGAACGCGGTGTCGCACACCTTGGGCGGTCAGCGGGCACGCTGGCGGCTGCCGGTAGTCGGTGGCTTGGCGATGCTTGCCCTGTTCGCTTGGTTGGGGGTGAGGGCGCTCAGTCAGTCCACGGAAGCGACGTCCACGGACACGGCCGCCAGCGGAGCCGCGCTCTTGGGATCGACCGTCGAGCTCCCGGCGGAGCCGCCAGCCACGGCGCCTCCAACGCCTTCGACGGCGACAGCTCCGACGGAAGCTCCGGCGGAAGCCCCGGCCGTGGCGAGCGCCGCTGAAGCCGCCGCCAGCGAGCCTGCAACCAACAAGCCCGGCGCGTCCAGCACCGCTGCCGCGGCGGTGGAAGCTGCCGTCCAGAGGCCGCCACACGCGGCGCCGAGACCGAAGCCCACCTCGAAACCAACCAGCACCGGCTACGTCCCTCCGGTGGATGATCGCTAGTATGATTACCGTGCAGAAATGGAGTCAGGCATGAGAAGTCAGTTGTTCGCCCTCTCTTTGGCCACGTTGTCAGCCGCTGGGTTGTGGGGTGGAACCGCGAAGGCGGTGGACCCGGTGGCTGAGTCGATGTTTCAGCAGGCGCTGACCATGATGCAGGACGGCGACTTCGAGAAGGCATGTCAGACCCTGGAGGCCAGCCAAAAGCTCGAGAAAAAGAGCGGAACGTTGATCGTCTTGGCCAACTGCTACGAGCACCTCGGGCGCACCGCGACGGCCTGGGCGCAGTACAAGGAGGCGGCCGCGATGGCTCGCTCCGAGGGCAGAGACAAGCACGCCGCGAAGGCGACGGAGCTGGCGCGCAAGCTCGAGTCCCAGCTCACCAAGCTCCGCATCGACGCTCAGCAGCTGCAAGGTGGAGTCGACCTGAAGGTGACCTTGGATGGGAAAGTGGTCGTCGCCGGGTCCCTCGGTGTGGCCTTTGCTGTCGACCCAGGTCATCACGTGATCGAAGCTTCCGCGCCGGGGCGCCGCACTTGGGTCCACGAGTTCGAGATCGTCGGCGCTTCACCGCCCACGGTGATCGCCGTGCCCTTGCTCGAAGAAGTGCCAGAGGAACCGGCGAACACTGCGCCAGCCCCGGTAGCGAGCAAGCCAGAGCCGGAGCCCGTTGTGCCCGTGGTGTCGAGTGACGTCGCCGGCGACGCGGGGCCGCAGGCCGGGGGACCGCCCACCTGGGCGTGGGTCGCGGGAGGGACGGGCGTCGTGCTGCTGGGGGCGGCGACGTTCTTCTTCCTCGACGCCAGCAGCGCGGGCTCGGACCTGGACGCGCAGTGTGGTTCCTCGAGGAATAAATGCCCGACGGGGTATGACGCCGACGCGGACTTCTCGCGAGAGAAGCGCGGTTATGCCCTCGGCTGGGGGCTCGGTGTCGCCGGCCTCGTCGGCGCAGGCGTGTTCGTGGTTGGGCTCACCTGGAGCTCTGACGACGGGCAGGCCACGCTGCAGCCGAGTGTCGCCGCCGACCAGCGGTCGGGCTTCCTGGGAGTGAACGGAACCTTCTAACCACTGGTTATTGGCCGGGGCGCGCGCGGCTCCTGGGACGCGCGAGGGGTGAGCGTGGACTCGCCAGGCGGAGCTCCATCCGGCGCCCGAGGTGCTTCTTCAGATTATTGCCGCAAGGAAAGGAAGAATGAAATGAACATGAAGCGAAGGACCTATGGGTCCCTGACGTCGGTCCTGATCGGCCTTTCCAGCGTTGCCTGTGCGGGGCCATCACCGAAGGGCGAGGCGGCGACTGGAGGCGCGGCTGGGAGCTCAGGTAGCGCGTCCCAAGGGGGAACGTCAGGGGTTGGCGCGGATGGCGGGAGCGGCGCTGGAGGAGCGGGCGCTGGTGGGGCCGGCGCCGGCGGTACGACCGTCGGCGGAACCGGCGGCACTGCCACAGCAGGGAACTCCGGCACCGGCGCAGCCGGGGGCGTTGCGGGCAGTGCGGGCTCTGGGGGCAGTTCAGGCGGCGCAGCTGGATCCTCTGGAGGTAGCGCGGGAAGCAGCGGCGCTGCTGGGGCAAGCGGCGCGGCAGGAGTCGGCGGCACCGGCGGCGCAGCGACTTGTTCTCCGCCTTGTGGCGCGCATGGCAGCTGCGACACCACTTCGACGCCCGTGTGCGTGTGCGAGTCGAACTACGAGGGTGCCACCTGCGAGGCTTGCAAGAGTGGCTTCCAGGACCACGACAGGAACGGCACCTGCGAGGTCGCGTGCACGGTCGGAGCCTGCGTCACCGGTGGCTTCTGCCAGGACGCCTCAGGGACGCTGGCATGTGTTTACCCTGGCAGCTGCGCTGCGCTCAAGGCGCTGAACCCTGCTGCGGGAGACGGCGAGCACCAGCTGTTCGTCGGGAACGACCCGCAGAAGCCCGCGCAGATCTTCTGCAACGACATGGCTGGGACTCCGCTCGAGTACCTCACGCTGATCAACCCCAATACCTTCACGAACGACTACAGCAATACACCTGCGCCAACCCAGGTGGTCACCTACACCAAGATCCGCGTGGATCTGGCCACCCTCAAGGTGGGCATCGAGGATCCTACCTTCGCTAGCTCGGACACCGCGTCACCCGTCACACCGTACGCCACAATAACCTCTTGCCACTCCAACACCGGGGCCGGTGTCGTTGGTAGCGGCGTCGCAGATATTCGCGGCACTCAGTTCGCGTTCGACGACACCTTCACCAACTTTGGCTTCTGCTCCTCTGGGGGAGGCTCCTTCACGGACAACTTTCAGCGCTTCGAGTTTACTGCGGACGGACAGTGCGGCTCGTATGGCCCGTCGGAGCTGGCGAATGAAATCGGGGACAGCTGTTTCAATATCCCAGCCACGCCTGACGGCGAGCGTAACTTCGTGCTGCAGCTGAAGTACTTTCCGTGAGGAGCCGGTTGACTAGACCCGTATCTCCGTCCAGCCGCTGCGCTGCCACATCGCGGTGAACACGGCGCTGTTCAGCAGGCGGCTCGACATGTAGCAGAGCCAGAGAGCGATCAACCCAAAGCCGAACACCGGCCCGAGCAGGTAGGCGAGGGGGATCGCCAGGAGCCACTGGGTAGCGACCGAGACGAGCATCGTGCGTTTCGCGTCGCCGGCCCCGATCAAGCCGTGCATCAGCACCAGGCCGAGGGTGTCGATGGGCAGGCCGACGCAGATCAGGCGTAGCGGAGTCACTCCCAGTGCCAACGTCTCCTGATCCGTGAGGAAAGGCGCCAGTAAAAAGCGTGGGAACAAGAGCCCAGGGATCACCAGCACGGCGATCACGCAAACTGCCAGCTTCGCCACGTCCCAGCCCCAGCTCCGCGCGTCGTCGCCACTCCCGCGCCCAAGCGCCTGCCCCACGAGGGAACCGGCGGCCAGCCCAAACCCCATGCCGGGCAACACGGCGAGCAGCAGCAAGTTCACCAGCACCTGGCTCACGGCGAGTTCTCGCGTGCCCACACGGCCCACGATGGTGAAGAAGGCGGTCATCCCCCCAGCAAAGAACAGCTGCTGAACCCCGGCAGGGGTGCTCAAGCGCAGCAAGTTTGCGAGCACCTCTCGGCTCGGCAGCCCCTTGAGGAAGCCCAGGGGGCGCGCCCGGGAAAACGCTTGAACGAAGTACACCAGCGTTCCGATGTACGTCGCGATGCTGCTACCGAGGCCTGCACCGTCGGCACCCATCTTCGGCATGCCCCACACACCGAAGATCAGCGCGTAGCTGATCACCACGTTGGCCACGTGCATGACCAGCAAGGTCACGAAGTAGCGCCAGGACTCGCCCACGCCATTCCAGAAGCCGCGGAAGGCGAAATTGATCCCTACGGCAACAATAGACAGGGATCGCATCTGCCAGTAGCCAACCCCAACGTCGACCACTGGCTGCTGGTCCACCAGCAGCGGGAACAGGGTCGAGGCGCCGAAGTACACGAGCAGCGTGAGCGGCGCCCCAAGGCCCAGCGCGAGCAACAGCCCGCCGTTCAAGCTCAGCGCGGTCTGTTCGCGTTTGCCCTCACCCAGGCGGCGCGCGCTGATGGCCTGCACGCCGGAAGACAGGCCAGTGATCAGCGCGAGCGTCAGGAAGTTCGTGAAGGACGCCAGCCCGACGCCCGCCAGCGCGGCGTCTCCAAGCCGCCCCACCATGAAGGTGTCCACCAAGTTCAGCAGGTTCTGGGACACCATCCCGCCGACGATGGGCAGTGCCAACGCCAGAATCGTACGCAGCCTAGGGTTCGCGGCAGCTCCAGGCGGCGTTGAAGTCGGGTTTGGGGGGGAGGCCGACGGCTTGGGCTCTGCGACTGACATACGGGACGTCAAGGGTGCTGCGGTAGCGCTGCAGCGAACTTTGGGGACAGGCGAGCCCTGCAAGCCGAGGAGCGGCGGAGCCCTGATATGGCACGCCTGATCCCGGATCGAAACCCCGTGGCGCTCACCGCCTTTTGTCGCCCCACTTTGACGAGGGAGTGCAGGCGTGGTGGGATGCACCCCATGGAACTCGACGACTTGGTCAAGGGGCTGCTGGCTGAGGTGAGTCGAGTGGCGAAGAGCGACGCGGTGGTGGGTCAGGTCCGCGATGCGGGGGACGCCAAGGTGCTGCCGCTCTCCAAGGTGAGCATCGGCTTCGGCGCCGCGATCGTTGGCCTGGATGGCAAAGCCAAGCGCGACGCGCTGAAAGGCGACGCGGGGATCGAGGGCGGCGGCGTAGGTGGCGCCCTGACCGTGGAACCAAAAGCGTTCGTCGTCGTGGGACAAGACGGTGTGCCCCATATGTTGGCGCTGAAGCGCGGCAAGAAGGCCGTGGTGCGCCGCGGACTCGAGATATTGCCGCGCGGAGAAAGCGCGGCGCTGCTGGGAGGCGCCGCCAAGGCGCTGACCGCTGGCGAGTCCGACGACGAGTGATGTGATCTGGCTGCTGGTCGCCGCTGGGTTGGTGCTTGGCTTCGTGCTGTGGAGCTTCGTACCCTGGCGGCTCGAGCTGTCGATTCAGGGGCGAGGCGCGCCAGATGGCACTTGGGTGCTGGGTGGCGG
Encoded proteins:
- a CDS encoding serine/threonine protein kinase, translating into MTTPPSQLKPGTVFQNRYEVVRLIGRGGMGHVYEAKQLRTGQRRALKVMAEAIAEDDGARRRFEREARIVAKIKSDHIVEIIDAGVEEATNCPFIVMELLEGEELAQGLSRHGVLQPELALTLLEQAAMALDRAHSAEVVHRDLKPENLFVTRRDDGSPRVKVLDFGIAKVLDEKASATNVTKGIIGTPLYIAPEQASGDDPISPRTDVYALAHIAYTVLVGEAYWIEEENTAENAMQLLFAMLRGNPELPTERALRRREVTLPAAFDRWFHKATALNPVERFESAGRCIAALKDAFGMATADTLPPPDPALTVVEASPQREKKHADGGNYKGSLSPARGSGSFISADASPGSPTPTSQVTQNAVSHTLGGQRARWRLPVVGGLAMLALFAWLGVRALSQSTEATSTDTAASGAALLGSTVELPAEPPATAPPTPSTATAPTEAPAEAPAVASAAEAAASEPATNKPGASSTAAAAVEAAVQRPPHAAPRPKPTSKPTSTGYVPPVDDR
- a CDS encoding MATE family efflux transporter, with product MSVAEPKPSASPPNPTSTPPGAAANPRLRTILALALPIVGGMVSQNLLNLVDTFMVGRLGDAALAGVGLASFTNFLTLALITGLSSGVQAISARRLGEGKREQTALSLNGGLLLALGLGAPLTLLVYFGASTLFPLLVDQQPVVDVGVGYWQMRSLSIVAVGINFAFRGFWNGVGESWRYFVTLLVMHVANVVISYALIFGVWGMPKMGADGAGLGSSIATYIGTLVYFVQAFSRARPLGFLKGLPSREVLANLLRLSTPAGVQQLFFAGGMTAFFTIVGRVGTRELAVSQVLVNLLLLAVLPGMGFGLAAGSLVGQALGRGSGDDARSWGWDVAKLAVCVIAVLVIPGLLFPRFLLAPFLTDQETLALGVTPLRLICVGLPIDTLGLVLMHGLIGAGDAKRTMLVSVATQWLLAIPLAYLLGPVFGFGLIALWLCYMSSRLLNSAVFTAMWQRSGWTEIRV
- a CDS encoding tetratricopeptide repeat protein — translated: MRSQLFALSLATLSAAGLWGGTAKAVDPVAESMFQQALTMMQDGDFEKACQTLEASQKLEKKSGTLIVLANCYEHLGRTATAWAQYKEAAAMARSEGRDKHAAKATELARKLESQLTKLRIDAQQLQGGVDLKVTLDGKVVVAGSLGVAFAVDPGHHVIEASAPGRRTWVHEFEIVGASPPTVIAVPLLEEVPEEPANTAPAPVASKPEPEPVVPVVSSDVAGDAGPQAGGPPTWAWVAGGTGVVLLGAATFFFLDASSAGSDLDAQCGSSRNKCPTGYDADADFSREKRGYALGWGLGVAGLVGAGVFVVGLTWSSDDGQATLQPSVAADQRSGFLGVNGTF
- a CDS encoding FHA domain-containing protein, with translation MTAWLKDRHGVRIQLSAAGVMLGRDSTCSIVLSSPFASRRHALVTHGKQGTQIFCLGRHGVQVNERPVQIEAWLQDGDVLELPGARFSVEIEPASSSPGPWLLETDSQRYRVLGPIFSIGGGAKDQLNVSGWPPGALVLTTVDRGLVGQATAAIEINGRSVVEDELISMDDRDEISYGGTRLRLLRDGKGIASTSGDADHFPVSVDLEFLPNGGLLRICLDDEYRVFLADRRCDLIASLLRPPAPAKPGDWVSDAQLIPMIWHGDGATRVQLNTLIHRTRQTLTQAGVDGSRLVERARGGRGTRFLIGPATLVSVV
- a CDS encoding alpha/beta fold hydrolase produces the protein MELTSFGGLGVRLSALRPGETPRGLVVLMHGFGASGSDLVPLGRQIPTPPGVRYAFPEAPLVLDPLFDARAWWPIDVVALERAMARGEHRDRTQEEPPELAAVSTQLERCLNEMQEALGMQGLPLVLGGFSQGSMLACDVAARNNIALRGLWVMSGTLLAEPRWRAGFAKRGSERPPMRVLQSHGRHDPLLSFEHAERLKALFEAASLPLEWLPFNGQHELPQSLLGAAGQFLDAVFSGDGSDGGEG
- a CDS encoding Ppx/GppA family phosphatase — protein: MKLAAIDIGSNSIHMVVAETTGRESFEVIDREKDMVKLGAGAFRDHRLTPRAFDAGLEVLGRYRKLADRLGADEILAVATEAIRDTENGGEFLSRVGVETGIEPRVISGREEARLIYLAVRHALEFGNDKILEIDIGGGSVELIVGDTRHLLLSESVKLGVQRLRDLFGEQPLGKGRRKQLEDHVKRVAGPAIKHAKALGFSRVVGTSGTIRALGDAAHRLAGKQAWRSVNAEVADLKDLRRLSERLVAAPQAERSDLKGVDRERSDTIHLGSVLLCELLELANADSITLCEASLREGVILEFLGRKTDGSALLSIPDVRPRATLQLARKYGMGGPRERHVSKLALQIFDQTVLFHELGSREREILEYSAFLFSVGQYIGFRNYQAHSDYIISNSGIRGFNDEEVELISLVVLFHRKSEPSKKHPRVKALDKPTRRALKVLSAILRISVGLDRSNSQSVNNVRCEAHDGVLRLRVSGEDDLELAIWGGQRRSEPLGKALDLDVEVLRAERSDED